The Humulus lupulus chromosome 7, drHumLupu1.1, whole genome shotgun sequence region AACCTTACTTTCATAAATGTTAAACAAACAAAACACTACCTTACAAAGTGACACATAGTGCACAAGCACAAATACTTTGTAATCaaagaaccaaaaaaaaaaaagactttgtCAATGGAAAAATCTAAGGCTATGATTAGTATTTTGATGATACCAAGTATATTTTATGTCATTAGGCTAACAAAGTCATATGAGTGACAAAGATGAGCATGCGGATGTTGCCATGTGCGTGCTCTAAAACATAACTCAACACACTTAGAGAAGGCAAGCATTAACCATgcacttgtatatatatatatttatatattcataCGAAAAGCCATTCAACACAAATATTTCAAGGACAATGGCTGTTGGGAGTGAATGACAATGAAAGCTCAAGCTTAGAATAACACAATGAGATTATGGCATATTGGTATACATATATGGAGGAGCATTGAGCATTACTGTTAAGGTGTCGTTTGGTGGAGTAATGAAAACAGTGCAAAAATGAATAAGCATGGGAATAAAGTTTCAATATgaacacaaataataataataataataataataataattttgtgcATCGGAATGTCCATTCCATTCTTGTCTTCCAACCAAACATAGCCTAGAAGTTTTGATCGTgtaaattcaagggaaagaaacaAAACCTTCGTATAAAATTAATGTGACAGGGTTACAAATATCCCATTCAAGTAGTGTTTGATGTTCAACTAAAAAAAGTGTATAGGGCAAAGCTACAAGTTGAGTTGATTAAAAGTCAAAAATAAAATGTGGGGGGAAAATGATAAGTTATAATGGGTTACATAACAAGTGAAAGCCTCAAATGTTGCAACATCAATAATGTAATGATCAACAATTATACAGTTTTTCCTTTTTGCACTTTGAGATGCAAGTTGTGCCATTTAAAACCATGACAATGGATTAAAGAAAGAACTGTCATGTTTGAACTGGCTGTTGTTGTTCTACTGGGACACACGGTCTCCAAATTGTTTCCTTACCTAGATCCATGAGCGCGATTCCCTTGGCACTTAAATCGGCTCTGATCTGATCACTCTTGGCGAACTCCTTGTTTTTTCTAGCTTCTGCTCGTGCTTCAATCAAGTTGGTCACATCGCCTTCAACTAAACCAGCTCTCTTCAATGCCTTTTCTTTGAACTGCAGTAGTACCTGTACAGGGAAATATTGGTCAATATTCAGTATAATTTTTCTACCTTGAATTGATAAGAACAAGCCAAAACCCATATCACCTCAGTGTATGAATGTGAGGATAGTAAACCCAGAATACTTAGAACTGATGTAATTTCTTGCTTCACTTCAACAAGAGATTGATTCATTAACAACTGTTGCTGCTTCTGTTGCTCTTCTTGATCCTGTTGGTCCTGCTGCTTCTGCTTCTGTTTCTGCTGTTTCTTTGGTTGCTTCTTCTGTAGAGTATCAAAAATTTCAGTTACCCTACACCTCGACACAGACacagacagagagagagagagagagagcttgttCATTTGTTCAAATCATTTACCTTAACTGCGTTAATGGAACTGTTTATCAACTTCAAGGCATCTTGAAATGCACCAGTCAATATATGTGCAGTGTTCAAGTCATCAGACATTTTAGTCTCAAATTCACTGCGTAGCTTACGGATGCATTCTTGAGCATCAGCAGGATTGATTTGAATTGTTCTGCCACTTTGATCTGCTCCCTCCTTTAGGATCCCTTCTTGAAACAACGATAATGAATCCTCGCAGTCTTGCAAGGTCTAGCAATCAAAAGATCTGATCATATTGGTTGTGAAATAGTTCTGTAACAAGTCACTAGATTGGATTTCCAATTAAACAATATTCTTAGGACTTGTTTAAAAAAGGAAAAATTTCAGGGGAAACCCAATAAAAACCAGTCATTCAAACCAAGTCGGTCAAATTGGCTTCAGTAGTAATAATAAAATATCAAAGAAAGCAAGACTAGAAAGACAAAAAGGAAACGTGAATTGACTCTTAAAGGAAATTCACAAAATATTATGAAACAAAATcaactaaaaggaacaactaaacCAAGATAAAGAGAGAAAAACTTGCAAGTATCACATTTTCCAGCAAAAGAGAGGTATGAACTGCCAGTAACTTAACACATGTCTCTCATAAGAATGGACTATATAGAAGCTCAAACAAAAGTATCAATGCAAGAAAAAGAGAAATCTCAACTGGCAGTATTTTAACACAGATTACCCAATTAGGTCACAATTTCAATTaaacattgttcaagtttttagaAAGCTTCAAACCTGATATATGTAATAAACAGCATCTGAGCCACTCTCCAGCTGAGAGAATGTGTAATTGAGAGGTGAACGGTAATGTGCACTTAACACAAAGTGTCTCAACGCCAGTGGATGGTACCTTCCAGTAATCTGCAATAAAATGACACATGTTAAATGGTGGTATTTGATTATATTAGAGCTCCAAAAACATCAAAAACACAAAATTTACCTCGCGAATAGTGAAAAAATTACCCAAGGACTTCGACATTTTCTCATTGTTATTCGTAACATGTCCATTATGCATCCAGTAACTCACATTGCTCTCTTGGCATGCAGCACAACTCTGGGCAACCTCATTTTCATGATGCGGAAAGATCAAGTCAATTCCACCACCATGTATATCAAACTTGAATGTTAAATATTTCGCACTCATAGCACTGCATTCAATATGCCACCCAGGTCTTCCAAGACCCCAGGGGCTGTCCCAACTAGGCTCGCCAGGCTTTGCAGCCTGCAAAAATAAAACATCAAATACAGTAAGATATAAAGCAAATATTAAAAACACAGAAACTTGTAGTCTTTCAGACCTTCCATAATGCAAAGTCAGCTGGATTCCGCTTTCTTGAATCAACAGCTACTCGCTCCCCAGCTCTATTATTTTCCAACTTTTGTCCAGACAATTGACCATAATTTGGGAGTTTTTCAACAGCAAAGAATACATCTCCATCAACTGCATATGCAAAGTCCTTGTTGATGATCTGCAAAATATGCAGAAAAAGATTAATATTAAAACAACTTCATAAATAAGATTTTGGGGAGAAAGCACCACTAATTGATATTGAAATCCTTCTCTTTTTTTGGTGTCCATGAGTTGGGGGTATTAGTTATGGCTTTAACTTATGATGAATACAATACAATCAGAAATATAATTACCAGAGATATCATATCCTTTATTTCTTCCAAATGATCAGATACACGTGGCTGATGGGTAGGAAGGAGACACTGAAGAGCATCCATGTCAGTTAGGTATTCTTGGCAGAAACGATTACTTAGACTTAATGGATCTTCCCCAATCTCATTTGCCCGACGAATTATCTGCATATATTCCAATCTTAGTCATCAAAATTTGAACATCTGATAACACAGGGATTTAGAAAAGCAAGTGAAGAAAAAGTGCATGTACATGAAGAGCAAAATTCAGGAGAAAGGAAAAAAGATTTAGGTATCACACCAGTAGACATGGaaaacatttttaaaaataaatgaaagTAGGTAAATGCATAAAAATGAAGCAAAACAATTAAATGATCACCTTAGTTTTTCTCTCCTATTTTTTCACGCATTTTCTCTGTCCATCCAGCATATGATCAAACCAACCCTATGAATGGACATATACAGTACTATCATCTACAATCTAGATGACATATGCCcctaaattatatacatagatggTTTCAGCCAAATTCAATAATAATATAGTCGAAATCATTATTTGCGCAAGTCAATGAGGTAACAGAAACACATCTAGTTATAAACAcgaaatttttaattattattagacCAAT contains the following coding sequences:
- the LOC133790402 gene encoding cysteine--tRNA ligase 2, cytoplasmic isoform X2 yields the protein MDALQCLLPTHQPRVSDHLEEIKDMISLIINKDFAYAVDGDVFFAVEKLPNYGQLSGQKLENNRAGERVAVDSRKRNPADFALWKAAKPGEPSWDSPWGLGRPGWHIECSAMSAKYLTFKFDIHGGGIDLIFPHHENEVAQSCAACQESNVSYWMHNGHVTNNNEKMSKSLGNFFTIREITGRYHPLALRHFVLSAHYRSPLNYTFSQLESGSDAVYYIYQTLQDCEDSLSLFQEGILKEGADQSGRTIQINPADAQECIRKLRSEFETKMSDDLNTAHILTGAFQDALKLINSSINAVKKKQPKKQQKQKQKQQDQQDQEEQQKQQQLLMNQSLVEVKQEITSVLSILGLLSSHSYTEVLLQFKEKALKRAGLVEGDVTNLIEARAEARKNKEFAKSDQIRADLSAKGIALMDLGKETIWRPCVPVEQQQPVQT
- the LOC133790402 gene encoding cysteine--tRNA ligase 2, cytoplasmic isoform X1 — its product is MAKEECRVYNSMTQQKEIFKPKVPGKVGMYVCGVTAYDLSHLGHARAAINFDVLYRYLQHLGYEVTYVRNFTDVDDKIIRRANEIGEDPLSLSNRFCQEYLTDMDALQCLLPTHQPRVSDHLEEIKDMISLIINKDFAYAVDGDVFFAVEKLPNYGQLSGQKLENNRAGERVAVDSRKRNPADFALWKAAKPGEPSWDSPWGLGRPGWHIECSAMSAKYLTFKFDIHGGGIDLIFPHHENEVAQSCAACQESNVSYWMHNGHVTNNNEKMSKSLGNFFTIREITGRYHPLALRHFVLSAHYRSPLNYTFSQLESGSDAVYYIYQTLQDCEDSLSLFQEGILKEGADQSGRTIQINPADAQECIRKLRSEFETKMSDDLNTAHILTGAFQDALKLINSSINAVKKKQPKKQQKQKQKQQDQQDQEEQQKQQQLLMNQSLVEVKQEITSVLSILGLLSSHSYTEVLLQFKEKALKRAGLVEGDVTNLIEARAEARKNKEFAKSDQIRADLSAKGIALMDLGKETIWRPCVPVEQQQPVQT